A genomic window from Xenorhabdus cabanillasii includes:
- the hutG gene encoding formimidoylglutamase: MKLWHPTSENIWQGRNDLAEATNALRVFQTIKQPTHFSPEQFPNHIALLGFECDEGVKLNQGRPGAKLGPEYLRQSLANMASHDGHEWLVDLGNIRANSGQLSEAQSALSDAVYECQNQKMRTLIFGGGHETAFAHGMGIYRAFPTQRVGIINFDAHLDLRNASQPTSGTPFRQLADYCHQQQRPFNYTCVGASLASNTQALLDEANHLDVTIIWDTQCIDSMLDKVQQQIQDIINQVEIIYMTIDLDVLPIWQMPSVSAPAALGVPLERLLSLIQPICQSKKLQSIDLVELNPLYDIQDMGGKAAARLAWQLVHWWDG; the protein is encoded by the coding sequence ATGAAATTATGGCATCCGACATCAGAAAATATTTGGCAAGGACGGAATGATCTCGCAGAAGCAACCAATGCACTACGGGTATTCCAGACAATAAAACAACCCACCCATTTTTCTCCGGAACAATTTCCGAACCATATTGCATTGTTGGGATTTGAATGTGATGAAGGGGTAAAACTCAACCAAGGGCGACCGGGAGCTAAATTAGGGCCTGAATATCTGCGCCAGTCATTGGCAAATATGGCAAGTCATGATGGACACGAATGGCTGGTGGATTTGGGTAATATCCGGGCTAATAGTGGACAATTAAGTGAAGCCCAGAGTGCTCTGAGTGATGCTGTCTATGAGTGTCAGAATCAGAAAATGCGGACGTTAATTTTTGGCGGCGGACATGAAACGGCATTTGCTCATGGCATGGGTATTTATCGTGCGTTTCCAACTCAACGGGTAGGGATTATTAACTTTGATGCGCATCTGGATCTGCGGAATGCGTCACAGCCCACATCGGGAACCCCGTTTCGTCAGCTTGCTGATTATTGTCATCAGCAACAACGTCCATTTAATTACACTTGTGTAGGTGCCAGTCTGGCCTCGAATACGCAGGCTCTATTAGACGAAGCTAATCACCTTGATGTCACAATTATTTGGGATACTCAATGTATTGATTCCATGTTGGATAAAGTACAGCAACAAATACAAGATATTATTAATCAGGTTGAAATCATTTACATGACTATTGATTTGGATGTGTTGCCAATCTGGCAAATGCCATCAGTATCGGCTCCGGCTGCGTTGGGCGTTCCGTTAGAGCGCTTATTATCATTGATTCAACCCATTTGTCAGAGTAAGAAATTACAGTCTATTGATTTAGTTGAGCTTAATCCGTTGTATGATATTCAGGATATGGGCGGTAAAGCAGCGGCTCGTCTTGCATGGCAATTAGTGCATTGGTGGGATGGTTAA
- the hutC gene encoding histidine utilization repressor: MTIDLSDKAAKPVPLYAKVKQAIVEKIYTGEWKPHDRVPSESELVKQFNCSRMTANRALRELTAEGFLFRLQGVGSFVAEPKGQSALFEIHSIADEIEARSHRHSCKVLKFAEVTANMTQAAELAIEIGALIYHSIIVHYENDIPVQIEDRYVNALAVPEYLRQDFSQQTTHDYLSIVAPLTEGEHIVEAVAGDARSCRLLQIEENTPCLLISRRTWSKEHIVSSAKLLFPGNRYKLKGCFSS, from the coding sequence GTGACCATTGATTTATCAGATAAAGCGGCTAAGCCTGTGCCTCTGTATGCAAAAGTTAAACAAGCAATTGTTGAAAAAATCTATACAGGAGAGTGGAAGCCACATGACAGGGTTCCTTCAGAATCTGAATTAGTTAAACAATTTAACTGTAGTCGCATGACAGCAAACAGGGCATTACGGGAGCTGACAGCAGAAGGATTTCTGTTCCGTTTGCAAGGGGTGGGTTCATTTGTTGCAGAGCCTAAAGGACAATCTGCCTTGTTTGAAATACACAGTATTGCTGATGAGATTGAGGCCCGATCCCACCGGCACAGTTGCAAGGTGCTGAAATTTGCAGAAGTGACGGCTAATATGACTCAGGCCGCAGAGTTGGCAATCGAGATTGGCGCACTTATTTATCATTCAATTATTGTTCATTATGAAAACGATATTCCTGTGCAAATTGAAGATCGTTATGTCAATGCGTTGGCGGTGCCAGAGTATCTGCGGCAGGATTTCAGTCAGCAAACTACTCATGATTATTTATCGATAGTGGCTCCTCTTACGGAAGGAGAGCACATTGTAGAAGCGGTTGCAGGTGATGCCCGCTCTTGCCGTTTGCTGCAAATAGAGGAAAACACGCCTTGTTTGTTGATCAGCCGACGAACCTGGTCGAAAGAGCATATTGTTTCCAGCGCTAAGTTATTATTTCCTGGTAACCGTTATAAACTGAAAGGGTGTTTTAGTTCGTGA
- the hutU gene encoding urocanate hydratase: MTTQNNKFSNAVIRAPRGTQLIAKSWLTEAPLRMLMNNLDPDVAENPHELVVYGGIGRAARNWQCYEKIVETLKNLENNETLLVQSGKPVGVFKTHENAPRVLIANSNLVPHWATWEHFNELDAKGLAMYGQMTAGSWIYIGSQGIVQGTYETFVEAGRQHYNGDLTGRWVLTAGLGGMGGAQPLAATLAGASSLNIECQQSRIDFRLRTKYVDEQATDLDDALARIKRYTEEGKAVSIALCCNAAEILPELVRRNVRPDMVTDQTSAHDPLHGYLPAGWTWDEYCRRAETEPEVVIQAAKASMAIHVEAMLAFQKQGIPTFDYGNNIRQMAKEMGVEHAFDFPGFVPAYIRPLFCRGIGPFRWAALSGDPEDIYKTDAKVKELLPDDTHLHRWLDMARERISFQGLPARICWVGLGDRAKLGLAFNEMVRSGELSAPIVIGRDHLDSGSVASPNRETESMKDGSDAVSDWPLLNALLNTASGATWVSLHHGGGVGMGFSQHSGMVIVCDGSDQAAERIARVLHNDPATGVMRHADAGYELAVQCAKEQGLNLPMLNTQAVESSSIDTKTAETK, encoded by the coding sequence GTGACAACGCAAAATAATAAATTCAGTAACGCGGTCATTCGTGCTCCCAGAGGAACGCAACTCATAGCCAAAAGTTGGCTGACGGAAGCACCGCTCCGTATGTTGATGAATAATCTTGACCCTGACGTAGCAGAAAATCCCCATGAGCTGGTCGTTTATGGTGGAATTGGTCGTGCAGCCAGAAATTGGCAATGTTATGAAAAAATCGTTGAGACTCTGAAAAATCTGGAGAATAACGAAACATTACTGGTGCAATCAGGTAAGCCTGTCGGGGTTTTCAAAACTCATGAGAATGCGCCCCGTGTATTGATTGCAAATTCAAATTTGGTTCCACATTGGGCAACGTGGGAACACTTTAATGAACTGGATGCCAAAGGGTTAGCAATGTATGGCCAGATGACTGCCGGTAGTTGGATATACATCGGTAGTCAAGGAATTGTACAAGGCACTTATGAGACATTTGTTGAAGCCGGACGCCAGCATTATAACGGTGATCTGACAGGTCGCTGGGTATTGACTGCTGGTTTAGGTGGCATGGGAGGGGCACAACCTCTGGCAGCGACGTTGGCGGGGGCTTCATCACTCAATATTGAATGTCAGCAAAGCCGTATTGATTTTCGTCTGCGTACTAAATATGTGGATGAACAAGCAACTGATCTGGATGACGCACTGGCACGTATTAAGCGCTACACCGAGGAAGGTAAAGCGGTATCGATAGCATTGTGCTGTAACGCAGCAGAAATTTTGCCGGAGTTAGTTCGCCGCAATGTTCGTCCTGATATGGTAACAGATCAAACCAGCGCCCATGATCCATTACATGGTTATCTGCCAGCGGGTTGGACATGGGATGAATATTGTCGCCGTGCTGAAACAGAGCCAGAAGTGGTGATTCAGGCTGCGAAAGCTTCAATGGCAATACATGTTGAAGCGATGCTGGCTTTCCAGAAACAGGGTATTCCTACTTTTGATTACGGCAATAATATCCGGCAAATGGCAAAAGAAATGGGTGTTGAACATGCCTTTGATTTCCCCGGTTTTGTGCCTGCTTATATTCGTCCGCTCTTTTGCCGCGGGATTGGGCCTTTCCGTTGGGCTGCTCTTTCCGGTGATCCTGAAGATATTTACAAAACCGATGCCAAAGTCAAAGAGCTGCTGCCAGATGACACCCATTTACATCGTTGGCTGGATATGGCACGGGAACGTATCAGCTTCCAGGGCTTGCCTGCACGTATTTGTTGGGTTGGTCTGGGAGATCGGGCCAAATTAGGTTTGGCATTTAATGAAATGGTACGCAGTGGCGAACTTTCGGCACCAATCGTGATTGGGCGTGATCATCTCGATTCCGGTTCAGTGGCAAGTCCCAATCGTGAAACGGAATCAATGAAAGATGGTTCTGATGCTGTTTCTGACTGGCCATTACTCAATGCGCTATTAAATACAGCCAGTGGTGCAACATGGGTATCTCTGCATCATGGTGGTGGTGTGGGCATGGGATTTTCTCAACACTCAGGCATGGTGATTGTTTGTGATGGTTCGGATCAAGCAGCAGAACGTATTGCCCGGGTACTGCACAATGATCCGGCGACGGGGGTTATGCGTCATGCTGATGCGGGTTATGAACTGGCGGTTCAATGTGCAAAAGAGCAGGGATTGAACTTACCCATGCTGAATACACAAGCAGTAGAAAGTTCATCAATAGACACAAAAACAGCAGAAACGAAATAA
- the hutH gene encoding histidine ammonia-lyase, translated as MKHIIIHPGKMTLEELRHVYQHPVQITLDTQCFPAIESSVECVNCIISENRTAYGINTGFGLLANTRIAEQDLEELQRSIVMSHAAGVGEPLSDEIVRLIMVLKINSLARGYSGIRLEVIQALVTLVNAEVYPCIPSKGSVGASGDLAPLAHMSLLLLGEGKARYRGEWLPAKEALAKAGLKPIQLVAKEGLALLNGTQTSTAFALKGLFAAEELFASAIVCGALSVEAALGSRKPFDARIHEVRGQQGQIDVAALYRFVLEEQSDISAFHENCTKVQDTYSLRCQPQVMGACLTQIRHAADVIMVEANAVSDNPLVFTEQDEVISGGNFHAEPVAMASDNLAIALAEIGALSERRIALLMDSNMSQLPPFLVKNSGVNSGFMIAQVTAAALASENKALAHPSSVDSLPTSANQEDHVSMAPAAGRRLWEMADNVRGILAIEWLTACQGMDFREGLTSSPILEKARHILREKVTYYDKDRFFSPDIEMAIQLLAEQRLSALLPSGTILSNGSVLKNHIN; from the coding sequence ATGAAACATATTATTATTCATCCGGGAAAAATGACGCTTGAAGAGTTACGCCATGTTTATCAGCATCCCGTACAAATAACTTTGGATACACAATGCTTCCCGGCTATTGAGAGCAGTGTTGAATGTGTTAACTGTATTATCAGCGAAAACAGAACCGCTTACGGAATTAATACGGGTTTCGGCTTGCTGGCAAATACCCGAATTGCAGAGCAGGATTTAGAAGAGTTGCAGCGCTCTATCGTAATGTCACATGCAGCAGGTGTTGGTGAGCCTTTATCGGATGAGATCGTTCGGCTGATTATGGTCTTGAAAATCAACAGCCTGGCTCGTGGTTATTCTGGTATTCGTTTGGAAGTTATTCAGGCACTGGTAACATTGGTAAATGCCGAAGTTTACCCTTGCATTCCAAGTAAAGGCTCGGTCGGAGCTTCTGGTGATTTGGCTCCACTGGCGCATATGAGTCTGTTATTGTTGGGAGAGGGCAAAGCCCGTTATCGTGGTGAATGGTTGCCGGCAAAAGAAGCCTTGGCAAAAGCCGGACTGAAGCCAATTCAACTGGTGGCAAAAGAGGGGCTGGCACTACTTAACGGTACACAAACCTCAACTGCATTTGCCTTGAAAGGGCTTTTTGCGGCGGAAGAGTTATTTGCATCTGCCATTGTTTGTGGTGCCCTGTCTGTTGAAGCGGCATTGGGGTCCCGCAAGCCATTTGATGCGCGTATTCATGAAGTGCGTGGGCAGCAAGGGCAAATTGATGTTGCAGCTTTATACCGTTTCGTACTGGAAGAACAAAGTGACATTTCTGCCTTCCACGAAAACTGCACGAAAGTGCAGGATACTTATTCGTTACGCTGTCAGCCACAGGTAATGGGAGCTTGTCTGACCCAAATTCGCCATGCTGCTGATGTCATTATGGTTGAGGCTAATGCTGTTTCTGACAATCCACTGGTCTTTACTGAACAGGATGAAGTGATTTCTGGTGGTAATTTCCATGCAGAGCCTGTCGCAATGGCATCGGATAATCTGGCTATCGCATTGGCGGAAATCGGCGCGTTGTCAGAACGCAGGATTGCTCTGCTGATGGATAGTAATATGTCTCAGTTACCCCCGTTTCTGGTCAAAAACAGCGGAGTTAATTCCGGTTTTATGATTGCTCAGGTGACCGCGGCTGCTCTGGCAAGTGAAAATAAAGCACTGGCACATCCTTCCAGTGTTGATAGCTTGCCGACCTCAGCGAATCAGGAAGATCATGTATCAATGGCACCGGCAGCAGGCCGTCGTTTGTGGGAAATGGCGGATAACGTCAGGGGAATTCTGGCGATTGAGTGGTTGACGGCTTGTCAGGGGATGGATTTTCGTGAAGGCTTAACGAGTAGCCCGATTCTGGAAAAAGCCCGCCATATTCTGCGTGAGAAAGTAACATATTACGATAAAGATCGTTTTTTCTCACCAGACATTGAAATGGCTATTCAATTGTTGGCAGAGCAACGACTTTCTGCACTGCTGCCGTCTGGTACGATCCTGTCGAATGGTAGTGTCCTGAAAAACCACATAAATTAA